The stretch of DNA gaaaataatgatTAGTTGTAttggaaatttttttttttttttagctagcttgctgctagcCTTGAGTCTCTCCCCAGTAgcgtagctaactcgccgctaactttactatgttatctagctcgctgctaaccttagttctctgcccaataatgtagctaacttgtcgctaatattattatgttaggtagctcgccgctaatgttactatgttagctagctctccgctaaccatTGTCCTcttcccagtaatgtagctagataactcgctgctaacatgaggatgttagctaactcaccgctaaagttagcatgtgtttACCCACCGGTATTAAATGcaccgtctgaaaatgtaatatctacagcaaattaacagtaaattaaaaacaatttaagaccttaattacccagattttaatttaagacattttagaactttttaaggacctgcaggaaccctgaatataaataaaaatcgcCTCCTATCTCTATATCTACATTCCGTGTGCAttgtttcagctccactgagcatgtaggacactttgtagttctataataaaaaataattacagactgtagttctgtatctgtttttctgtatactttattattatccttattATCCTTTCACCCAgctcttcaatactcaggaccacACAGGATatatagaccaccacagagcagctattatgaggatgcagggttgccaggttcaaCAACAATACCATCCTAAAGTCAGTCTAAAGACCTGCCTTCAGAAATTTTAATCAgcttaaaccaaccagaatatacagctctgaaaaaaaaaataagagagcacttaaaaattatgagtttctttgattttaccaaatttgaaacctctggaatataatcaagaggaagatggacggatcacaagccatcaaaccaagctgaaccaggagtagcataaagttatacaaaatcagtgtgtaagactggtggaggagaacatgccaagatgcatgaaaactgtggttaaaaaccaaccaggattattccaccaaatattgatttctgaacttgctttttcattttctgcaaataaatgttctaaatgacaatattttttttttttgcaatttggaagaaatgttttccATAGTCTATAGAATACACTGActtcaacattttttttcatggccTGGTGATCTCTGATTACATtgtgatttcttttgttttttgtgactttttaattattttttttgttcgtttttttggCGAACAAAAAGtagcacaaaaaacaaaaacgcaCCCTgcctggattttcaaacaagcccaattaggctgaaaaaaaaaacacgaaccTGGCAAATCTGTAAGGGTGGTGGATCAttttttctcagcactgcagtgacactggtacGAGTGGATAAAGAGTTTTTGAACACTTCAGTCTCACTTCTACACTGAAATACacaaaaagtcgccaccaaaaaaattatgtccacatatcaAGATCATCAAGATCATATCCACATATCCAGGCAGCTCTTCTAATGAGTAAACTCTGCTTGGCTACTTGAAAGTGCACACACTGCTGACACCAGTGTTCAACTGCACACCCACAGTTCCTATAATCCCCATAGAAAAGCACAGCTGATGGAGTGGAACAGTCTGGAGCCGCCATACAGCAGCCCGAGGCAGCCTACACACTAGAGGCTGACACAGCATCAAAAATGCAGCTCCTTCACACGTTTCCAGTATGGATGCTGcctgagtcaaaaaaaaaaactgtttaataaaATGTGCTTATAAAAGACAGAACGTGAGCCGTACAAACCCCCTCAGACCTCCCATGACTTGTAGAAGGTCATGATTTCTGCATGCATCTGAAACTCTACTGTTCTGTTCCTGTACTGTCTATTGTGTCGGCGCTTTTAGGTCGCCATGCCAACATTAAGCTTTAAATTGAACAAGTCTTCTCAGCTCTCGCCTGTGGAGCGCTGGAACTGTGCTTTCTGAGGTGTTTTAGCTCCATCTAATTACTTACGGAGGAACTGGAGTGGAGTTTGTGATGCAGAACTTGTTTTTCTCTcgtgaaaaagaagtatactcaagaacattaaaagtatgttcaaattaggtaaagaatactaaaagtacattttcaatttaattgaCTGAATGTTaagaaaacacacattaaatatatactTTCTCTGCacttccataaaatgtattttaagcactATGCTTTAACCCTTTCAATTCTGAGCTATGTTCCAgggatggaaaaatataaaaatgctgttttctacaATTTTATTgcctgtttttaacatttttactttatatttgatattgaccttttttatgTCACAGACTATTCcgacacagtaaaataaacatgattaaagtgtctaaatcacataaaatgagtaaaaatgagcTCTTATTACTTGCCATCATGCTCTAACGCATGAGCTGCTGTTTTTTCCCCAGTGAAGTAGGCAGGGCTAATCTACTGTTTCATTAGtttcaattagtgttatgtgcaaaacAACATTAACAAAAGGAAATAGGTGATGTCCACCTATATACAGGGTTTGATTATCATGTGCACTGAtcatttaagtgcaccttatagtgccaaaaatatgaTATGTGccttggcattaaatactgcctaaagtgcactttagtgtagtttttttttcaagaagcattaaggtgtacaTAATATGTACATCAATATgaaaagtagtacatttacaatatactttaagtgtattaaaaatgatatttaaaaaacacagacCTTAATCTACCTAAGTTATATGAAAAAGTTACACATTACAATACGCTATACACTCAAGAGCACAACCTAAAGCTAAAATATAATTAAGTTGCCATAAGGTGTTGCAAAATagcacatttagtatgtatttaagtatgttttaatgctaaaagtatgtatgtatgtacttttccatgttaagtatactgtTAAAAAATATACTGCACTATGAGGCACTTTTCTTTTATAAGGGATCCAACAGCAGTACCTGATCTCACTAATGTTCTTGTGGCTACAGGcactcaaatcctcacagcaatgttctaatattatatataaagccTTCTCAGAGGAGTAGAGGCTGATACTGCAGCAACGTGGGTGGACGTTTGGACATGCAGCttacattatataaataatatatccaCCAGATGtactgttgttttttctttttacagaggTGAGACATGTTTACAGCAAAGAGTTGATTTGTtccaagagaaaaagagagagagagaaatagagagagattaaaagattAGTTATCTGATGAGCTCCAAGCAGTTTTTCCACAGGTGAATGTTTGTTTTCATCCCTTCAGTTGCAGCCGTAAGCAACTGATTTCCATAATCAATCATTTCCATAATCATCCACATCTCACTTTCCCCAAGAGTAAAAGatgttttaattgtataaaaatgaattaaactgtgagaaacagaaagaacGCTATAAACAATGTTAAACACTGTAAATGACATGGCAGATTCTTGTATTCAGCTCTTTTGGATAATTATGACCCCGACATGGTCCTTCAAATGTCTAGTTTTCAGTCTCTTTGGCTATGTCCAGACTACCAGTACAGATCTGATTTTTAGCATGCCTAAATTGTATCCAGATTAtagtatttttgcactatatggtgcactggattataaagcgacTATAAGTGGATGTCAATTTggtctggtctatttttatacacgaggcgcaccggattactaaccaagttaagtaaagctaagctaagtaaacaaaactgtaacaaaaaagaagactttcttttaaagtcaatcgagtgctgaatggtaatctacacagattgttctcctgaaaactgtttatttgtgtgagtaaagcgctttcactTACAATTACATCTTAGATTACTGAatttctccatcactaaggctggagcactagcattagcggttaatcactccagcagtgctagccagggttaggagcaggttaTACGtcgataatactctcctctgaacagggaaataatGAGCATGGTTAGCAGTTCATGCTATGCTACTCCAGCCtcgctgctggagaactaaactgatactggattaaaaggtggCCTGTAGATTTTtgcgaaaattaaaggatttttgatgcaccttatagtccggaaaatactgtattttttatattctagacagccagaaaccacaaaaCCAAATCCAAACCACACTTGAAGGTGGTTTAGAAACAtgattacaatcagatttgtCTCAAATGTGTCTTAATCTGAAcattcaaatcagattttaaatgtctttggtgtcagaagtgggttccatactatttattattatcatggcattctggatcattggattctgttacaaatctgataaaattgttgtatttattttaatatatcagttaggggtgtgccattccatatcgtatgcagtaattacatttaattttcattttgttgcagtaatttttgtaattcagtgttttcgTATCGCCACGAGTAtcgttattgttattgttataccatgaagatttattttttcagatcctgcagtctgaacatagccttccCCTTTTTACATTCTCAAATTGTACTCTATGCGTTTTTTATCCAAATTTAACAGCCTCTGTTAGTATTGCAGTGTCAGTAGCTGACTGGTCTATATACTGGTCAGTGTTCAGATACGGGAGAATATGACATAAATCACAATAagcaaacaaatacaaacataaatataGTCGCTGATAGAAACAgcaccaaaaaaaataataataataagccaaCATATTCTTAAAACAGTCATCACTGATGACCAAAGCAAttcctaaacaaaaaaaagtacaaaatccTCTGAGGGACAGTTAAGAATGGTTCGGGTGTGTTTTTGGTGATGTGCTTGAGCCCTTGTTGGCAGGAGTCCTGGGTCACTAAAATGCTGGGGTACATTCCAGAGAGGGAGTTAGGGAGTAAATGAGTGGTTTAAGACAGAAGAAGCCCAGAGAAACAGCATCGACACACAGTTCAGCCACATTCATtgtcttctttcttctttctcactTGGTGCCTCTGTCATTTCAGTTGCACTGAAAATAGTTTGTCCCAGCTGACACAAGGAGACGACCGCTGCAAACTTCCTATATATACACATCACAGTCCTGTAACTGTGTCCCATAAGGAGACGTTCTATATATTTTCCTGCATAGCACTACGCTCCCCAATGTGTTCCTGTGTACGTCTGTTTTCCTGTcattgtgtgtgtctgagtgtgaataataaaaaaaaaaaggaggcacGGCCAGCTGTTGTCTGTTGTGATACAACATAAAAGAAAATCTCTGGAATGTACACAGCATAAGTCCTTTGAAGTCTTTTGGTTCCTCTTTGTTCCTTCTGCTATGCCAGTCCTGCAGGAGGTCAGAGGTCAGCGTGTGGTGGGATCTCCTCTACCACCTCCCTCCGCCCTGAGTGACTCAAACACACAGCAATTATCCACACCACTCTGCCCTCCTAGAGCTCCTAATCACCGAGGGTTGCCTAAAAGAGACAAAAGTTGTCATTAGCATTCCAGACATTCTCTCGCAATAGACTGCAGAGTTGAAACCAAAGAACTAAATATTTCATGCTCTTAACTTAATGACTCTAACATGTTGAATTTCACACTGTTaaagtactgtatttattttaaggcgcacaaacatctattttctggtctattttcatcgtaaggcacattttatggaacaatagtaaggaacaagggtgtcgccacaTGTGTTTCCCCTTCTAATTTTAGGAGGTCTTGCCACTGAGGAAAGcgcccaagtaaacaaaactgtaattcttaaaaagtcAAATAAGCACTGCCTtctaatctacagagatttcttttctaaaaaataatgctgtacttcagcagagtagctttactgctccttaatacctgactgttacgcacactgttgatttttgggaaattaaaagattttaagtgcaccttatcatgtgaaaaatatggtagccATTTTTTCCTTACTAATCTGAGCACATTCAATTACCTTAAAGTGGAGTTTCCCTCTTGTAAAGTGCTGCGCTGGTTGGCCCCTCAAACTGCAACTTGATTGCCTGTTTAAGGTTGAGCTGGGGATCTGTGGTTGTAATGCTGAAGACAGATTCTTCCAGTAAGGCACTGTGTAAGGACATGGCTGAGAGGTCAAAGGCTGGGGAGATGGATGTCTTTTGAAGACCTTCCCAATTCTCCCTCTGTGAATGGGACTGGAGGTGACGAGGAGGATATCCTAATGGTGGACTGTCTCTACTTTTTGGCTCTCTGATGACACCCTCTTGGTTTGGTGTTAACCCTAAGGACATCATTAATGAGTTCCATTTTCCTCCTCCGCTTCCCACTTGCTGGGGGCACTTTCCGAGTTCATCCTCAATCAGGTGAGTGGTTTTGGATTTTAAGAGGTAGTCACCAGCTTCTGGGGACCCAAGCACTTTGAGGAGCATGTTTGAGTCTTGCAGTGCAAGGAAAGAACATGGTGCAAGGGGAAGGTTAGTTTTGGGGAAAGCCTTCTGCTTGTTTCTGGACGCACTTCCCTGAAAGCTCGGAGGGTTTGAGACGGGCATAGGAAGAGTGGACGGTCGACTGCGGCAACGAGGGAGGGAGTGCTGCTGGATCTGCTGAGTGAAACTCAGGGAGTCGGCAGGGACAGTCTGCACAGTAGCCAAAGAGTGGCATGTGGATGAAGATGTCTGAGAGCCAGGCATTGAGTGGAATCTTTCAGCCGTAGAGGCTGGAGAACATGAGGCTGACAGAGATGTTGAGGAGGTTGAAGAAGTGGCTGTGGCTCCACTGGAACACCCCTCCCCAGAGAAAGACTGAGTTTTGACCATGGATGTATGGGAAGAGGAGCCTAATGGAGCCCCAGATGGTGACGGAGGTATGATTCCAGGGAAAGGCTTTGCGCCATAGCTCTCCAGGAGACGAATAATGTTGAAAAGACCTCTCTTTCCTGCAACTTTTACTGGAGTCCGGCCATAATGATCTACGTGATCTGGATCTGCACCTTTTTCCAGAAGCATGGCGACAATTTCAGCATGTCCTTCTTGAGCGGCAATGCTGAGTGCTGTGGCACCTTGCTTTTTACAGGCTTGATCAACATTAATGTCCCTGGCTCTGAGGAAGAGTCTGCCAGCGGAGGTGAGACCTCTCCATGCCACAGAGTGCAGTGGTGGCCGACCTTCCTGGTCTAGTGCATTTGGGTCTGCACCATGTCCCAGTAAAAGCCCAATCCCATCTAGGTCACCTTGCCAAGCTGCTACATGCAATGCTGTTCGCCCCTCAGCATCTCTCGATTCAAGTGGGACTCCACCTTTTTCTATGAGCAAGGTGGCACTATCCAAGCGTCCTTCCAGAATCAGTAGGTATAGAAGAGGTCTACCCTCTGCATCTCGCACATCAGTGTCAGCTCCTCGTCTCAGCAGCAGTTCCACCACTTCAGTATGTCCCTGCAGGGAAGCTGCACTGAGGGCAGAGTGTCCATCATAGCTTCGATGATCAATGGGTGACTTGCGGTCAAGCAATAGTCTTACAGTACTGCAGTGACCCTCCTGTGCTGCCAAAATAAGGGCGGTCCGCCCTTCCACGTCCAGTTCACCAACACGTGCCATGCTGCCTCGCTCTGTCAGAACAGCACAAACACTCTTGTGACCATCACATGCAGCTGCATGAAGTGGAGTCCAGCCTAAATCATCTTTGTGATTCTCGTCGAGCCCGCGGTCGAGTAGCGCTTTCACAACCTCAACACTACCTTTAGCTGCAGCCAGGCATAGAGCTGTACGACCTTCTCCATCGATACCATCTACTGCAGCCCCCCAGAACAACATGCGATTCACTGTGCCTGCATGTCCCATGGCTGCTGCAGCAAGGAGAGGCGTAACAGCAGAAGGATAAGCTCCAGTACCCTCATCCACATCAGCACCAGCCTCTAAAAGTAGCTCAACTACTTCCTCGTGGCCTTCGTAAGAGGCTAAAAGTAAAGGAGTCATTCCATCTTTGTCCTTATGTTCTGGATCAGCACTCCTTTCCAACAGCAGACTTACAACCTCTCTGTGCCCTCTACCTCCTGTTGCTGATGGTACACACAGGGCAGCTACAGAAAGAGCAGTGCGCCCATCTCCATCTGCTAGGTCCACTTCCGCACCTGCATCCAGAATGATCTCGACTGCCTCTTTATGGCCCATGTAGGCAGCTGCAATGAGGGGAGTGCGCCCCTCATGGTCCATGCAATCAACTTTAGCACCATGGTCTAGAAGGGTCATCAAGACCTCCTCATGACCCCCCCAGGCAGCAGCTCGTAAAGCTGTGCGGCCATCAGGATCACAACCGTCCACATCTGCTCCTGCTTCAAGAAGCATCTTCACAGCTTCATTATGGCCACCCCATGCAGCTGAACGCAGAGCAGTCCATCCATCACTGTCTGCATGTTCCAGCagggcttgaacagctggagtgTCCGTTCCCTGGTCTTGAGCCCACTCAAGCAGTATTTGAAGCACACCAATGTGGCCTTGCCTGGCCACAAGGGTTAGAGCCGTCTGACCCTGGTGATCACTGAGGGAAGGATCCGCCCCTCGACACAGCAACAGTGCAACAATATCCACAAGCCCTGCATGAGCTGCGGTAGACAATAGTGTTCGTCCATCTGAAGGGTCTGTGCGGTTCACGCTGACCCCACTGTCCAAAAGTGCTCGCACAGAGTCCTCCCTCTGCAAGGCTCGCCGAACTATCCCTCTTCTTCCACCCACACAGTGTATTCCCACACTAGGGCCATTGTCTGGGGAACAGGTAGGAGGATACACTCCACTTTTCATCAGAAGCTGTAGCACATCCTGCTGAACCAGCACAGGGATTTGCTGGGAACTGGCCTTTGTGCAAAATGTCAAAGTGGGGACACCAGTCCATATCATCCATAAAGCGAGCAGAGATGGGTCCCCAGCATGAATTCCGCTGCTGAGAAGATGGTGGCCCAGCTGACATATGTCCTCTGTGCTCAGGGTTTTAGATCTTAGCGACAGGGACATGGCGAGAGAAAGGTGACCATCCTTCACACTGCATAGAAACTTCTGTGTGCAGTATTTCACATCAGTTAACCACTCTGCGAAGCTGCCATGGAACAAAAGTTTACTGCCCTCAGGCCCCTCCACAATCAGGGGTGCCAGAGCACGCATTAGTGACTGGAAGTCCTCATGTCCCAAGCAGTTGTCTCTGGCGTATGCTGCAAAGTACAGCTTTTCAGGAGTGAGAGGTCGTGGGGAGGCCAGCAAAATGTTGAGCAAAGGCCTAACGTGGACAAAAAGCCTTCGGGGAAAAAGCCGCTGGCAGAGCCACAGGTAGAGACCGTTCAGCGTTCCAGGAATGTCCCGGATCTCCCTCAGTCCTACAAGACCACATGCCACCCCATCCAGTACTTGCTCCAAAAAGAGGAAGCAGCCACCGCTTTTGATGTGCAGCAAGTTAAGCATGTCGGCCGTTTCTGGAGTGAGCTGCCGGCGCAGCGCTCCCTCCTGATCCAGCCTCCGAAGAATGTAGTGTTGAACATCCCGCACGGCTGCAGGTTTTCGCAAGTCGTCGAGACACAGCTTCCGAAACCctgcagagagaagagagaagaaatcAAAGAgagaatgacaaaaaaataataaataaaaggggAGATTTGGACAAGCGAACgatgaaagaaaagaaatggGCAACATGCTGAGTTTCTTCCGTGTTCTTTCTTTTCCTAGCCAGATTGACTACAGAGTTTAAAACTCCACCTATCCCTCAGAGGCAACTATAAGTAAACTGCCTGATCTGAGAAGCctaaaggctgaaatgaaaagaaatgggggaaaaaaaagcttatttttgacagatagataaatatcaCTCAGCAGTAACATGCTTTCTTGGCCTgtctttcatatttaaaaaaagtgctaATAAGTGCGTGGGTCTCTAATCTCTTAAAATCAGATTTACTCATTTGAAAGGATGTGGGCAGATGAGAACAAAAGCGTAAAAGATGTGTGGAGAGAGtgaaaagagcaaaaaagaagaaattactaacaaaaaataaataaataaataaataatactttttttttttttagattgtattATGCCTGGGACTAAACTTACCAATCGAGAACAAAGACTCTGATCTATATACATGAGAATCTTCtttaaaatatgcttaaaaaCCTATGGCCAATTAGTTTTTGTGATTGCTAACTTCCTAAAAGAGTGGAACATCAAAGGGCATTCAAAATTATAAATGCCACTAATGAAGGCGCCACACTGTGTAAATTCTTTGAAAATTGAGACGCTGCTTCAGGGATTCCGACATTATTGTAGAATCAGAATTATTTTACTCATGAAATGGTACACAGTATTCATTACAGGCAGCTGTGGAGTAATACTGTGAtcataatgtgtttttaaagcctcgcctttttttttaaaaacctcgCCTTTTGCACGTGAGATTTTACAGCATATGGGTGGtttcatattatatatacttatttatatatgCTAGTATACCTGAGAACATCTTGCAGACAGCTTTGTTCTGTCTCCTTGCAGAGCAGACCAGCAGAATCCAGGGAGGGAAAAGTTGAAGGTGCCTGAGAAGAAGCTCCGCTATTGAAGTACTCTGAATGGCCATGGATCCACTCGTCACCCCCTCAGTAGCACCAACACATCCGCCATAGCCAGCATTCAGAGAGTCCACCACTATGTACACAGCCTGAGCTGGAGAAGGTAGGGACAGCAGGGGCTCTAGTACCGCTCtgagaaacaaaaataaataaataaataggttattttaggttatttaggtTTTTGACAGTTCAGTTTCAGACCAAACCCTGTATCATATCTGTACCCTACCCCTTATTTTTAAGTGTCATCCTTTACCTCAGTTTTTAGAGGCCCTCTTAACTTTGTTCTGAGACAACCATTAAAAACCTGATAAGTCaccaacataaataaaaattacactgctttattaccaggttACTAGTcactattctattatcattataataGATGAATGGTGATGTTCAGTGACCTTGCTGATGTTCTTTATTTCAATTTAGGGCATTTTATCcctttttaatgtatatttgtgtgtgttactGTTTATCATCCACTCCTAATTCCCTTAGCTACAGTATTCACAAGCttcttccaccttaaatcatgcagcCGTCTCAGGTGACAGAACATGAAtcctgcaccatttaaggtgaaacaggaTATTTAGCTTGCTTGGCTAGCtaatgagacaaactactagcaattttAAATGCTTATGGGACATTTTTAAGGATCATAATCTATAGAAACTACATTAAACTAAGATTCTGAGATTATGCAAtggatataaacatttttttttaacaaagaataTCATCCATTTGTTGGTTGGTTTCCTGCTGGAGATTTCTCATTACTCTTAGTTTGGAGTGCCAtttagtagagtttagattctctgtccGAGGCCGacccaatttttatttttttttttaatgcttttttttattttatataaaagctatggtgtgataatcacagtaAAGCAAAGTAGCCGTGTGAAGCTTTCCTTAATTtccttaataaatatttttcttaaataataggtctatgcttcttcagtgttgcaatgttaaataaCATGATTccaaacagatttcgctcattcaaacagcccaaaaatatttctaaaaagctcagttttaacactttacttattaaaaaaatgtcaggtttaaatcaggccCTGGCTCGGGCTCACAATGACTGTTTATGGGGCAGGCTACATTTTTTTTGGGCTCGATctaagcttttttgttttttatgtagcCAAAACACTTCACCCTACCCCTCAATCCCAACATGAATTGTGACACTCTACCCTTAAGCCTTTTTCCTCTGTTTTGCACATTTATGCCCAAGTAGTAggggcaaggggtgaaatggtAAATGGGATAGGGCCTTagagtaaaaacatttttttccaccGAGCTTCATTCTTTTCCAGCATCCTATTATGTGTAGCCATGGTCCTTTAATCAACCCTGAATTGACTAATGCAGCTTTAGAAATGGCACATAACACATTGTGATTTAATTACAATGGCAGAGGGGAGCAGTAACAAATGGGACAATTGAGGGGAGGAAGAGGGGGGGTTTCACACAAGAAGCAGAGGAGGAAGTGTCAGCGGCAGGGAAAGAGAGGGGAGGAGGGAGATGACAGAGAGGGGAAATAGAGCAAGGCAGTGGagaaaacaacagtgtttaactGATTACAGGAACCAGAAAAATAAGATGAGATGCCACCGTGCACGGATTAGATTCATGTCGGCGCAGGAACACGGCCGATCACGAATTCATTCATTTTAAGATTTAGAATTAAATCAGCCTCCTGTTTCTTCAACACCATTTATCACTCCTCCGGTGTCTTCTTCCTTCACACTCGCAATCTCTTCCCACTTGTCTCATCCTCATCTCTCTGGCCTGAGGTGTGGCTGATGTGGCATGGTGAGTCAGTGCTATGGAAGCTCAGAGATTTCCTGTGCCTTCTTGCACGCTGGGAGACAGCTAGACGTCGGCGCAGACCGAACGCGCATGCTGTTACCATATCAGACTCGTGCTGCTGAAGTGCCAAAGATAACTCTGTTCCGGTCAAAGCGTAGCATCCTTATATACCGCCACCCTCTCTATTACACACTTAACCCTGTACTGCTCTAACTACTTAAAGGAAATCTCTATCGCAAACGCTATATCgcaataaaaaacagcaaaaaacagtaatctactctttaatcaggcatttaaatggcctttttaaaaggtaaataagagcgttttcttctgggattaaaagtaagaattcagctgtaactggaaatatctgcactgcaaaactgtgctgggctAAGGTGCACAGCTTGCCACACGTGctcatgtttacaagcacgtgcccaaccacgtggatggaggccattcggttacctcatgtttactcctgcccctacTACTCTTTTACAGTGTTCATAGTCTTTTTAACCCCCAaaaattccatgattttttcattacttttccaTACCTTCAAGGCAAATCAACATCAGTgcagaaataaacaataaaaccaaaaatcaactgaaactatataatcaaaattgattatagtacgCCTAAAATAAATCTGGCACTCCATTGTGTAGGGATAAATTACAaatttaactctgagctgatgtatttattagctcaaaatagattgtCTCTATccataaacagaaacacaaatttGTAGAcaaaatttccatgatttttccaaaacttctagagtttttttatttttccataactTATCCActcctggaaattgctattttcaaattccatgactttttccaggtttttcatggtCGTACAATCCCTGCCTTTAAGTTCTGCACCTCACTCACATTAAAAAC from Astyanax mexicanus isolate ESR-SI-001 chromosome 11, AstMex3_surface, whole genome shotgun sequence encodes:
- the ankrd50l gene encoding ankyrin repeat domain-containing protein 50, which produces MRGSSPSLLRGRRFHCREWALEKLKRCLEARDAAKGPQGSAHGSQGVLVTGGQGTGKTALCTELVWPQSETGKALGLASRCLAWHYCQQEDAGTMEVWRFVLGLVEQLRDSPLLAPSYSHLLASPAIAASLEPIHCQRDPDDTFKRAVLEPLLSLPSPAQAVYIVVDSLNAGYGGCVGATEGVTSGSMAIQSTSIAELLLRHLQLFPPWILLVCSARRQNKAVCKMFSGFRKLCLDDLRKPAAVRDVQHYILRRLDQEGALRRQLTPETADMLNLLHIKSGGCFLFLEQVLDGVACGLVGLREIRDIPGTLNGLYLWLCQRLFPRRLFVHVRPLLNILLASPRPLTPEKLYFAAYARDNCLGHEDFQSLMRALAPLIVEGPEGSKLLFHGSFAEWLTDVKYCTQKFLCSVKDGHLSLAMSLSLRSKTLSTEDICQLGHHLLSSGIHAGDPSLLALWMIWTGVPTLTFCTKASSQQIPVLVQQDVLQLLMKSGVYPPTCSPDNGPSVGIHCVGGRRGIVRRALQREDSVRALLDSGVSVNRTDPSDGRTLLSTAAHAGLVDIVALLLCRGADPSLSDHQGQTALTLVARQGHIGVLQILLEWAQDQGTDTPAVQALLEHADSDGWTALRSAAWGGHNEAVKMLLEAGADVDGCDPDGRTALRAAAWGGHEEVLMTLLDHGAKVDCMDHEGRTPLIAAAYMGHKEAVEIILDAGAEVDLADGDGRTALSVAALCVPSATGGRGHREVVSLLLERSADPEHKDKDGMTPLLLASYEGHEEVVELLLEAGADVDEGTGAYPSAVTPLLAAAAMGHAGTVNRMLFWGAAVDGIDGEGRTALCLAAAKGSVEVVKALLDRGLDENHKDDLGWTPLHAAACDGHKSVCAVLTERGSMARVGELDVEGRTALILAAQEGHCSTVRLLLDRKSPIDHRSYDGHSALSAASLQGHTEVVELLLRRGADTDVRDAEGRPLLYLLILEGRLDSATLLIEKGGVPLESRDAEGRTALHVAAWQGDLDGIGLLLGHGADPNALDQEGRPPLHSVAWRGLTSAGRLFLRARDINVDQACKKQGATALSIAAQEGHAEIVAMLLEKGADPDHVDHYGRTPVKVAGKRGLFNIIRLLESYGAKPFPGIIPPSPSGAPLGSSSHTSMVKTQSFSGEGCSSGATATSSTSSTSLSASCSPASTAERFHSMPGSQTSSSTCHSLATVQTVPADSLSFTQQIQQHSLPRCRSRPSTLPMPVSNPPSFQGSASRNKQKAFPKTNLPLAPCSFLALQDSNMLLKVLGSPEAGDYLLKSKTTHLIEDELGKCPQQVGSGGGKWNSLMMSLGLTPNQEGVIREPKSRDSPPLGYPPRHLQSHSQRENWEGLQKTSISPAFDLSAMSLHSALLEESVFSITTTDPQLNLKQAIKLQFEGPTSAALYKRETPL